The genomic interval CAATACGaatcaaaatataaagaaacatcatctttattcattgataagggaGGTCTTTATgtaggcattacattgagtatcctGTAGTATAAGAGATTATATCATTCCTtcccaatggtctaaatagcggttatcggcatcgtatcggttttgtaaaatacggatataacggggatatatcgagatatatcggattatatcggatttatcatttttattaatttaaatttaaatttaatatagttataaacatatagttcaaaatattcaaaatatactaaataatattaactactaagtactaattgaacaaaaataggtgcacaaaagatagattgagatattgattatgcattcatgcattataaactCTCTCATTATCGGAATCAAAGTCAAActcatcttctccattatcttcatcctcatcttccgagataaaatcatcttcataaaaCTCTCTTACCTCTCGGACTTCCCTCAAGGGTGGTATCTCACTACTCACTTCGGACACTTGTTCATCTATTGTCAAATCTTCAATGACATTACTTTCAACAAGCCATTTTTGTGCTTCCCTAGCTTCTTTGGTAAGTAGTACCTCCTTTCTCTTATCATTCTTTCAgtttttgttgatgattttggCATTGAATTGAACATATACGAACTTGCTCATCCTTGTGGTATTTAGCCTATTCCTCTTCTTTGTGTGTATCCCTTGAAATGTGCTCTAATTTCTCTCACACTCGGATGAGCTTGTGGTTGCGTTGAAAGATTTGAAGCTACGAAGGGCGAAGCAGCAAAGCCTTTTGCCTATTTGCGTTTAAATTCCTCAAAACGACATcgtctccttaaaaaaaagtcaccgaaaaaaaaaatctaccgAAATAtcggtttgacccgatatatcgcatgttgacccgatatattgAGGCGATATGACATTTATCCTATCGGTTTCTAAATATCAGcgatatatcgccgatatttagaacattgttCATTCCTACAACAagtattttgtttttaaaaaaatggtaGGTTTACAATGTCGGAACTAGATCTATCGTTGAATTAATTAACTCGTGGTCTTGGTCTGGTTTGGCGGTGAACAAGCTTATGCTCTTAATTTGATGGCCTCTGCAATGGCTGTGTGAGTTTGCTGTAATTCTATTATCTTCTATCTTGATGACTTTCACTAAAATGAAGATAGGATGCGGACTAGACACCAATTCGGGCTCCTTTATTAATAATGGAGTTTGTActttgtaaatttattttaattttataacaTCTGGATGTCTAATCTAATGTTTGAAAAATTAGTACATCATTTCCTGCCGTTTCTACAGCATCATTCCTATAAGCCTGATTGATTGGCCCTTGAAAGTTGTATGTGGTGGTATGATTGGctaattgtaaatttgtatatagcTCAAATGATCCCAGCTCATTTTGAATTCTTGgctatttctaattttctttgaTTCGTAGTACTGCATTTTCTGAATAATGAATTATCATTTACTGTAGAGTAATGATACTTTTCTTAGAGGTATACAAAGTCAAACTTGGCAAAAACCGATGATGCATGTTGTTCACATTGGAACCCGAATATGGTAATTGGAAGATGTTATGCAACTTACTGGTCTATTCTACACAAATATTCAAATCAAAAATCCCTGGCTTCAAGTCAACCATCCTAGCATTATTATTCAGAATTTCTCCATTGCATTTCTACTCCAACCATTTTCATCTCATCAGGGCCTTGGATTTCAGTTCTGTCTGCTGCTAGAAATGGCAGACCTAGTCTTGTCCCCAGCTTTGCAAGTGATCTTTGACAGAATAGCATCCCCTGTCTTACAAAAGTTCGCTGACGTGTGGGATCTCAAGGACAACCTCCAGAGCCTGAGAGAGACCTTGATCCTAATTCAGCCTACGGTAGAGGACGCGGAAGAGCAACAATTCTCGAACAAAGCTGTCAAAATTTGGTTGTCGAAGCTCGAAAAGGCAGCTTATGATGCTGAGGACGGACTTCAGTACTTGACTGCTGAAGGTTTGAGGTCTCACGCTTTTATTCAACAACTTGATGATCTTATAAATTGTTCCCACATTAAACAGCTGCTTCTTGCATTAGAGACTACTGTAAATGAGGGACTAGTTAAGTTTGCTTCTAAAAGGACTAGTATGGTAGATCGTGGATCTTCCATATGGGAGACTAGCTCTTTTGTCATCAAGTCACAGATATATGGAAGAGAGGATGACAAAGAGAGGGTCATGAAACTGTTGTTGTCTTCTCAAGCTTACCAGGAAGGATATGCCACGATCATCCCAATAGTTGGTATTGGAGGAATTGGTAAGACTACTCTTGCTCAGTTAGCCTATAATGATGAGAGAGTAATCCAAAACTTTGATGTTAGGATGTGGATATTTGTGTCTGATGATTTCAATGTCAAGAAGATCATGAGGACAATTATTGAATCTGTAACTAAAGAGGAGTGCAAGTTCTCAGACATTGAACTGCTTCAGTCCCGGCTTTGGCATTTGCTGCACAATAAAAGATACCTCCTCGTGCTGGATGATGTTTGGACTTCACATCACAGTGACTGGGACAAACTAAAACCTTTGTTTAGAGGGGGTGTTGATGGATGCAAAGTCATTGTTACCACCCGCAATACGAAAACCGCAGTCATGACAGACTCACTGAATTCTCCTTTTTATTTGAAGGCCTTAGAGGAAGAGGATTGCTGGGCTTTGTTCAAGCAACAAGCTTTTGGACACCTTCTTCCCATTGGGAAGCAGATTGTCAGAAAATGTGGAGGTGTGCCATTAGCAGCAAAAAGTTTGGGAAGTGTAATGCGCTTCAAAAGAAATCAACAACAGTGGTTGTTTATGCAAAACACTGAACTTTGGAAACTAGATGTCAGTGAATCAGACATTCTTCCTGCCCTCATGTTGAGTTACTTTTATCTACCATTACATCTTAGAAGATGCTTTGCCTTCTGCTCAATATTTCCAAAAGGTTATGAATTCAACAAGCACAAGTTAATTCATTTGTGGATGGCAGAAGGGTTATTGGAAGATGAGAGCAAGCGACCTgaacatgttggtgatgaataCTTCACCCATTTGTTGTGGAtgtctttctttcaagaaGTAGATCGatgtgatggtggtggtgtaAGTGCGTACAAAATGAACGATGTCATTCATGGCCTCTCACGGTACGTTGCAGGTAACACACACATGATTTTAGAAAATGGTCTCCAACCAAAGAATGTAGAGGAAATTCGGCACTCCTCtgttgtttataaatatagaGCCATTACAATTCCAGGAGCTCTGTATAAAGCACAACACTTGCGAAGTAtgttatatataggagaatcTGGCTGGATAAAGAACATTGATAAAATGTGTTCCAGTTTTGTATACTTGCGTATGCTAGATTTGAGCAGTTGTGATGTTCATGAGTTGCCAGAATCATTGGGGGACTTGATATGTCTGAGATATCTTGACCTGTCATATACACCTATATTCAGGTTTCCTTACAGTGTTGAACTCGTGTCTCTGCAGACTTTAAACCTCCTTGGTTGCAGTAATCTCAAGTGGTTGCCTTACTTGGCAAACATGACAAACCTAAGACATCTTGATATAACTGGATGCATAAGTTTGACTAAGATGCCTTTTGGTATTGGAAAACTTCATCAACTTCAGACACTGCcattgtttattgttggacATAGCAGCTTAGGCCTTGAGCTGGGTGGTTTGAATCTTTATGGCGCGTTGAATATCACAAACCTAGAGAATGTAACAACAGCAGTCCAAGCGAAATCAGCGGGACTGAAGATGAAGGAGAATATTGAGTCACTGGGACTATATTGGAGAGGCGAAGATGTGGATGAATCATTGAAGTTAAAACTACCTAAAGCCCCACCAGTGGCAGACATAACAGGATCTCAGGGTTTGTCACAGAATTctgaagaagttcttgaagCCTTGAGACCACATGACAATTTGGAGATGCTAGTCATAAATGGCTATCCAGGAACTAGACTACCTGATTGGACTCTCCCGAATCTAATTGCAATTTACATGAAGGACTGTGGAAACTGTCAAAATCTACCAGCTTTTGGGAACCTCCTCTTACTTAAAACTCTTTCTCTACAAGGAATGGATAGCATTGAACACGTTGGTGCACATCTCTATGGTGATGGTACAAGCATACCATTCTCGTCGCTTGAAGAGTTATCTCTCTGTGACATTTCCAACTTGGAAGAATGGTTGAGTGCAAACAACAGAGCTTCATTCCCGAGACTGAGGAAGTTGACCGTTAATAGATGTCCCAAATTAGCACATATACCATTGCCTGAATCTCTTCAACATTTGGAGTTGCGTGGTTGTAAACTAAGTTTGATGTCCATatcaaatttaagttttctttCTGTGCTCGTCTTAGACAATATTCCAGGCCTATCCTCCCTCCCAGAAGGACTTATAGCTTCAGCTCATCTGTCTTCCATCAAAATCTTGTCCTGCCCCAAGCTTCGTTCCCTGCCTTTGGAGATGGGGAACCTTAGTGCTCTAAAATCATTCATCATTCGCTGGTGTCAAGAGCTCTCCTTTCTGCCACAAAGTTTGCAGAACCTCAAAGCTCTGGAGTCACTGGAAATTGGTGATTGTCACAGTATAATATCCATGCCGGATGGTGCAATTGGAGGCATGAACTCCCTTCGCTCTTTATCCATTGAGAACTGCAGTGGTCTGACTTCCTTGTCCTCGAGTTTGGAACAGCTTACATTCCTTGAGCATTTGACCATTATGTATTGTCCAAGTCTCGGTTCTTTTCCCGAAGGGGTGCAACACCTCTCTGCCCTTCGAAGTTTGACAATCCTGAGTTGTCCTTGGTTCGACTCTCTACCGAATGGCTTACAAGATATGAGGATGCTGCATTGTTTGGAGATTAGTAGCTGCACAAATCTGACAGCTTTGCCAGAATGGTTTGAGAATCTTGATTCGCTTAGATCCTTGACCATATCTGGTTGTCCTAATTTACAAGCATTGCCAGCAGGTCTAAAAAATCTCACTAAACTCCAGCATCTCTCTATCCAAGAATGTCCGGAGCTTGAAGAAAGATGCATACAAGGAAGCGGAGAGGATTGGTTCAAAATAGCTCATGTTCCACATATGTACATCGGTTCTCCTCAGATCAGTCCATCCAGTGAAGCAAGCACCTCAGGAGGATCGTCTTCCCAAACATCTGCTCAGTAAACAACTTTTACTTGGATCATCATCAATACAACATTATTACCATGGCTATCGTCACTGCTCGTGGCTCTGGTGCCCTTGCATTCTTTATAGACATCAATGAACTGACCTCTGAATAATTCCTTTTTctatgtaatttcaattaTGAACAAGTACTGACTTCAGTTACACTTCAGTCTATTTCAAGCCTTTTCTCTATGAGCTGTAAAAGAAATGAGTGAAGTTTAGAGTTTCATTtccaattctcatttgaagcCTTTTTTATCTATGAGCTGCAATCCCTTACTCGTTTGGCCGGAGTTACCTGAATGCACCACTTTCCATTCCTATATAGCTATTTCAGCAGCTGTCTGGGAGTCCTTTAATTAAATGGATTTGTGTTTTCATGCTTAGGCCTGTGGTAAGACTCTGGAAGAGGATCAGATGGAATGTGGAATTTGGCATAAGAATCAAATGCTCATCACAACAATTGGCGGAGGGAATGAGGAAATCTGTGGATTCAGGAGAAAAATAATGCTGATTTCAGAATGAGTAAATGTGCCAGCAATTTGCATGTATTGCCTTATTGAAATTTTCCCTCCAAGGCTCTAATGAATGGAATAGCTGCTTGAAATATGTGTTAGGACTGcaatattataattatatattacttGAGGCTATTATGTTTATTTTCCTAAATGGGCTCACTAGTATACTCGAGTCGGGTCATATTCTGAATGAGTATCTAGGTTTGTGTTAGAAAAACTTATATAAGGCATTCAGCCACTCCATTGTAGTTCTTATTTAAGAAATTAATATCAatctattttaattattttctttaaatttctgcatttttttttttcgatccAATTGATGGATCTTGATCCTATCGATGGATCTTGATCCTATCGATGGATCTTGATCCTATCGATGGATCTTGATCCTATCAACTGGTATCAGAGACGTTCGATCCATATGGGCAAAGTGTTTCCAGCCCCTGATTATCCCTCCTACCCACCGCAACTTCCACCGCCGTGGCGAGAGTTGTTTGATGGTGTTACTGGCCGCTACTACTACTGGAACACTGAGACGAAtcacactcagtttgaaaaccCTTGGATTCCATCACAACCTCTCCAGCCACCAGCTTCTCCAGATATGTTTTCTCAACCACCTCATACCCTCTCCGCATGTTCAATCTTCCATCCCCAATCTGAGATACCTGCCGAGAGTGTTCCTCTAGATGCACAAGCACAGCTCATGGTTGCTCTTCAACACTTACGGAACGAAATGCACGAAATATTCAGGGAGGAGGAACGTCGGGATCAGGAGAGCCGCTCGAAGTTCTTTGAGAAGCGTCACCAGCTTCGAGAAATTACCTCAAAATTTCCCCGCCCTTCCTCTACCCACCATAGTACTGGTTCTCCTGCAATTGCCAAACCCACAGCTCAAGTTATTTCGGCTTCTCTGTCTCCACCGACCCCCACTGCCTCTGATGACTCCATTCAATCAGACCCTCAGTCATACGCTGCCGACGAACAACACGGTCTCAATCATACCCACCCTTATCCCAACCCTCACCTTGCCACTTACCCTCTCTTTGAACCCACCACCCAACCCATTCTCACAAACTCTCAATCCTACCCACAACAACCGTCACACAACCTGCCATGCCCTCAATTTATCTCCATGGCAAACCACTTAAGGCTTCCGGCAATCGAATCTCCATGGCAGCAAAAATCAGAGCTTTCAAAAAGGGCGAAAATCGGGACTGTTACTGTTAgaaaaaacagtgatatatataatttaagaaactgaattataaataattataaagcaTAAACCAAACAACTCtaataacgaagaacacgaaaagaaattcaaccaaaataccgaacgattggtgatggaagaactagtcgaaaCGTGTGTGATActacactgtccttaagacgtttacgcctcctctagaATTTGAAACGTCcaaaaatgcaaaaagaatatgCGTTctgaccctcaattcggtgttgcatttgtgtccgcaggtcgtacgggtttcccttgtgacctgagATTTGCACCCCCTTGTGCGTGCGCGAGAGGTTATAAAAAgacttacacactttacaatcaatacacaatggattctatataaagtcttttcaacacttctattTTTCAATGTGTGACACACTTTtctctcattctaagtagccatctttgagtgacatttcttattcacccacaaaccaaattacacaaacaaacatatgatcttgtagtcCTCATTAtgggagaactcaaatctatgttcattttttattaataataagtttaacttacttaaattaatcaattaaaatttaattttaaataatttattagcCTTTTTTTTCAACAGTTGCGTGGTGCGGGTATGTCCATGAGGTTCTCGATTAATCGCAAGCACAATCTTTGGGTCGTGCAGGCAAAGAACGGTGATGCCATCCCTGAGTTTATGGAGGAACTCTATCAGCTCGGTGTAAGTCCACGTACTCTGAACGACACATCGCATCCTTCGGAAACAAAGCCATcttctccaccaccaccttgCAATGTCCCTGACCAGAAAGAGGTCTCTCACCCCACACTCGTTTCTTCTGTCCTCATCGACGAGCTGGAGACTCTTCCTCAATCCATCTCCGTCGCCGTTGCCGAGGAGCTCATCCTCGCTTCACTGGATCCCCAAAGCGACACCGTTGTCGTCTCTACTGAGTCTCCATTCGAAATTGGAGGGGCGTATACGATGAGTTTGACTTCAGCCCAGAATCCAATCTCAGTTGCTAAAGCACCAATGGTATGCCATCCATCATCTACCCTTGAAATTGGTGGTAGCTACTCGCCTGCTTCTGTTTTGTTCAACAATCACGACGAAACCGAGAGGGAACCTGATGGGTTTTCTATTGTCCAACGAGATTGGGAGTACCATAAGACTATTGATCAACATGTTTCTTGCGAGGATATCACTTGTGCTGATTCTATTATTGAACAGAAGGTAACAAAGAAGGTTGAATTTTACGAACAAAAGTTTGCTATTGTGTTTCAATGTTGCAAGTTGGGCAATCTTGATCCGACCCAATGGGCATTGTCTATTGTCATTTCTCCTTTCTTTGATTACATGATTGCTGGTAATACTTTTTGAGGTGAATTTATTGGTGAAGCAAAGTTGTCTGTCAGTAACAATTATGAACAAATGCAAGTGAGTTCTGTCAGGGTGCCAATATCGTTAGTTGCTCTTCCAAGTTAAAGAAATGCTAAGCAGCTGGACTCTATTGTTAGCGCACGGGTCAAGTGTGATGTTGCGAGGGTGATATGTCTGTTGCTGCACATTTTGCAGTGAGGTTATGGCCATGGCTATTTCGTTACTTATATTTCTGTCATTTGGAAATAGAGAGTCCTCATATTTGTTGCGGAGGAGCATTTGACAAATTGGGTCTCTGGAGGCTTGAATCTAAACGAGCTTATCTCCTCATTGTCTCGGACATAGGGACTGCTCAAAATGGTTCTTATTCGGTGAATGAAGATGTCCAATGTGGTAACATATTTAAACAGAATGAGCTGCACTTTGTAATGATGCTCACAAGTTCTATGTTGGTACCTTTTCCTTTGTCTGGTGGTATAATTATGTTTGTTACTATTCTAAAATGCTTCCTGGGTTGTCACTGTGGAGGTGGCTCTTCATTTAATGATCAAGACAAAGATGCTTCTTCGGTGGAAGCATGTATGGCTGATGGAACTATGCTATCGGTAAATGGAGACTTGGTGATGGATTGTGCTGTAGACAACCTGCTTGTAGCGAACACTGTACATGTGCCTCACTTTCACCACTTATTGTTGGATGAGGACAATTTTTCTCAGGTACTGGTTCTCAGTTCCAGAAACACCGGGACTTTGTTCAGTCCGAGCTTGGTCATCTCACCTGTGATGTTTTCATTGTCATTGCTTGAATCATCTATGTCTGCAAGTAGACACATGGAAATGGAATTTGAGCTATTTACATCTTGTTATTTTGCTGTTGGCACATTTTTGACAACTCTTGGAGTGACAAAGTTGTCAGCTGGGTTACCATACTGGTGGGTTGGATTGGATCCGGGATATTCAAATCTAGCAACTGCAGTCGTGAGGTTTTTGGTAACCAAAATTTGATCACCTTCTTATCAAAATTTCAGATTCGTGCATAGCTAAATGACTAACATAAACAAGGGCTTTGATAAACAATTTCTACAGTATGGAAGCTAATAAGGACTTTTTTCAGCAATCATTGTTTAGCTTCTATTACTGGCAAACTGGCAACTTAAAATTTCAAAGGTAACAAAGTTCCTCTGTGTGAACTTGAGCATAGCCATtgtaaaaagaataaaaaacttTTGTAATTGCTTTGGTGTCATTGTAATTTTTCTGATGTCAATGACTTGAGAAAACTAATCCATGGCCTTGAGAAAACTAGTAGATTAGTTCTTTATAGCACCAAGCACTAAACCATGGCCAGCGTTTTCATATGGAAATTCAAGCATTTGTACAGACTGATAAATTGTTCGCTGATCTGAAATGATGTAAACTCCGCATTGTCTATTATGATTAATGGATAGACTTCAGTTAAATGAGGATATATGACAAAAAACGGTGGCCTTGCCAAGCTAAAAGGGTCAATTGCCTCCCCAAAAAGTCAGAGGCAGAATCAATTGCCTCATACACATTCTTGCTG from Argentina anserina chromosome 2, drPotAnse1.1, whole genome shotgun sequence carries:
- the LOC126783180 gene encoding putative disease resistance protein RGA1 — encoded protein: MADLVLSPALQVIFDRIASPVLQKFADVWDLKDNLQSLRETLILIQPTVEDAEEQQFSNKAVKIWLSKLEKAAYDAEDGLQYLTAEGLRSHAFIQQLDDLINCSHIKQLLLALETTVNEGLVKFASKRTSMVDRGSSIWETSSFVIKSQIYGREDDKERVMKLLLSSQAYQEGYATIIPIVGIGGIGKTTLAQLAYNDERVIQNFDVRMWIFVSDDFNVKKIMRTIIESVTKEECKFSDIELLQSRLWHLLHNKRYLLVLDDVWTSHHSDWDKLKPLFRGGVDGCKVIVTTRNTKTAVMTDSLNSPFYLKALEEEDCWALFKQQAFGHLLPIGKQIVRKCGGVPLAAKSLGSVMRFKRNQQQWLFMQNTELWKLDVSESDILPALMLSYFYLPLHLRRCFAFCSIFPKGYEFNKHKLIHLWMAEGLLEDESKRPEHVGDEYFTHLLWMSFFQEVDRCDGGGVSAYKMNDVIHGLSRYVAGNTHMILENGLQPKNVEEIRHSSVVYKYRAITIPGALYKAQHLRSMLYIGESGWIKNIDKMCSSFVYLRMLDLSSCDVHELPESLGDLICLRYLDLSYTPIFRFPYSVELVSLQTLNLLGCSNLKWLPYLANMTNLRHLDITGCISLTKMPFGIGKLHQLQTLPLFIVGHSSLGLELGGLNLYGALNITNLENVTTAVQAKSAGLKMKENIESLGLYWRGEDVDESLKLKLPKAPPVADITGSQGLSQNSEEVLEALRPHDNLEMLVINGYPGTRLPDWTLPNLIAIYMKDCGNCQNLPAFGNLLLLKTLSLQGMDSIEHVGAHLYGDGTSIPFSSLEELSLCDISNLEEWLSANNRASFPRLRKLTVNRCPKLAHIPLPESLQHLELRGCKLSLMSISNLSFLSVLVLDNIPGLSSLPEGLIASAHLSSIKILSCPKLRSLPLEMGNLSALKSFIIRWCQELSFLPQSLQNLKALESLEIGDCHSIISMPDGAIGGMNSLRSLSIENCSGLTSLSSSLEQLTFLEHLTIMYCPSLGSFPEGVQHLSALRSLTILSCPWFDSLPNGLQDMRMLHCLEISSCTNLTALPEWFENLDSLRSLTISGCPNLQALPAGLKNLTKLQHLSIQECPELEERCIQGSGEDWFKIAHVPHMYIGSPQISPSSEASTSGGSSSQTSAQ